In Pseudomonas sp. P5_109, the genomic window GCAACGGGGCGATGCCAAAGGCATAGGCCACCTTGAAGTCGGCGTTCTTGCCGTCGATGCCCGGGGTATTGACCCAGAACTCGTCACCTTTGCGCGAGAACACCGTGGTCTCTTTTTCGGCCTTGAAGGTGACATTGTTGAAGTCGCCGAGCAGGGTGTCGGCGTTGGCTACCTGCATCGCCAATTGGTGATGGGAGCCTTGCCAGTCCTTGACCTGTTCGCCGTGGCAGCCCTGGCATTGTTGCTCGTCGACCATTTTCGCCGGTGCGACAGCGACCGGTTGCGGCTTGGCCGGTTCAACGACCGGAGCGCTGACAGGGGCAGGCTTGAGCGGCGTGGGTGTGCTGCTCAGCAAAAACCAGCCAATACCCGCCACAGCGAGCAGCAAGATGCCGATGGTGACAGGGAACAGATAACGGTTGATCAGGGTCGGTTGCGAATCAGGGGTTGTGGTTGCAGCTTTATTTTTATGTTTCGGCATTACGACTTCCATGGTCCAGGTGCGATTGCCTTGCGGCGCGCGTTGAAGCTCGGTGCAGCTTTGCCGGATGGTCGGCGTCTGTCAAATGGCAGATGCTGTGAAGCTGACGGCCCCTTCGCGAGCAAGGCCGCTCCCACAGGGGACTTGTGGCGCTCACAGATCCAGTGTGGGAGCGGCCTTGCTCGCGAAGGCGGCCGCCAAGGCGCTGCATCACTCCCCGACAAACCACCGATAATACGGATTCCCCGCATCCCCGCGCATCACCTCGCGAATATCCCTGCCCCAGGCATCACGGTCGCCGTCGTACGCATGCAGGCTGGCCCGGTAGAACTGCATCAGGCGTTGCTGGTGGACGTTCATGCGCTCGGTGAACCCGACATCGGCATTGAGCAGCACGGGCGGCTGATGCAGGTCCAGCAGGGCCGGGAGCACACGGCTGATCTCTTTTGAGCGAACCCAGGGCGCGTACTCGATGCGCGGTTGATCGTCAGTCACCGGTTGCGCATCGGCGGCGAAGCGCTCCAGCCCCGCGCGGTCAGTCACCCAGGTGGCGAGCAACGCTGCGGCCGAACCAACGCCCACATCCTGCAGGGCGTTGCGTACGTTGTCCTGCTGGAAGCGCGCGTTGATCTTCGCCGCGTCCAGCTCGATCGGCTCCATCGACCCCACCAGCAGCATCTCGTGGAACTCGCTGGTCCACAGGGTCGCGTAAGGGAACACATCAAGGAAGCTTTGCACCAGTGAGCGCGAATCGTCGATGTTCTGCGTCGGCAGCGGCAGCCATTGGGCGACCAGGCCCTGTTTCTGCAAACGACTGGCAGCCAGTTGGTAGAAGTCCCGGGAATACAGGTTGACCACGCCGGCAGCGGAGGGCGGTGGCGGTTCGAGGGTGATCAGGTCGTAGCGCTGCGGGTTGCGCAGCAGTTCCTGGCGGCCATCGCGCAGCCGCACATCGACACCCGGATCGGTCGCGGCATTGAAATTGCCCTTGAACAAGGGGGCCGCCTTGACCACCGAAGGCAGCAGCTCGGCGACCACGCGATGCTCCAGGCCCGGGTAGCGGGTCAGGGCGCCGGCGGTGATGCCGGTTCCGAAACCGATCACCAGTGCCGAGCGCGGCTCACCGTTGTGGATCAACAGGGGCAGCAGCGCCTGAATCCGCATGTAGCGCAGGGACGGCATGGCATCGCCGGTATTGGACACGCCTTGAATGTACAGGCGCTGGAAGGCTCTTTCGCCCCTGCCCTGGGTGACAACGGCGACCGTGCCGCCACGGCCTTCTTCATAGAACGTCAGCGTGCCATTGCGCGCCCCCGGCAGCAGGCTGGCGAGCTTGTTCACCGGCGTGAACAGGGCAAGTGCCAGCGACACCAGACCGATGGCAACCACTGCCTGGCGTCGGCCTTTCTTCACCCCATGGCCCTTGCGCACGGCGAGGTACGCGATGGTGGCGGCAATCATCGCCAGCAGGCCCAGGGTCCGTACCAGCCCCAGCATCGGGATCAGGACAAAGCCGCAGAGCATCACGCCGACAATCCCGCCAAGGGTATTGAACGCGACGACTTCGCCGACATTACGCCCCACCTGTTCGCCGCCGACGCTCAAGCGTAGGGCCAACGGGAATGCCGCGCCCAGCAGCAGGGTCGGTACAAACACGATGCTCAAGGCAGCCACGGCAAAGCGTGTGCTCATGCCTGCCAGTTCACTGCCGCCCAATGCCAGTACCCAGGATTCGGCCAGGGACTGGGCGAGTACCAGCCAGCGTCCCAGCAAGGCGATTTCCAGCAATGCAACCATCCCGGCCCCGGCGATCAACAAGCCGAACACACCCCAGGGATCGCGCAGGCGATCGACCCGGCGGGCCAGCAGCATGCTGCCCAGGAACAGCCCGGTGAGGTAGGTCGCCAGCACCACGGCGAAGGCATAGGTGCGGGTGCTCATGAATTGCACGATCGATTGCGACCACACCACTTCGTAGCCCAGTGCCACGCCGCCGGCGATGGAATACAGCCACAGGGCCAGGCGGTCGGGGGCTTTTTCGCTGTGATGTTTCGCCGGGGCATCGACGGGGGCCACGCGCTGGCGCTGGAACCACAAGGCCCCCGCAGCGGCCAGCAGATTGAGCATGGCGGCGGCCAGCGCGCTGCCGCGCACACCGAGGGTGGCAATCAGCAGGAACGCGGCGAGCAGGGTGCCGGCGATGGCCCCGGCAGTGTTCGCCGCATAAAGCTGTCCGCCGGCCTTGCCCAGGTGCTGTGGGTCGCTGGCCAATGAACGAACCAGCACCGGCAACGTACCGCCCATCAACAGCGCGGGAATGCCCACTAGCGCGAAGGGCAGTACCCAGGCCAGCAGGCCTGCATGTTCTTCCAGCCAGGCAAACGGGCTGGCCGCCTGGCTCATGGCGAAGGTCGCAGCGACGCCGAGCACGGCCACCAACACTTCCAGCCCGGCGTACAACAGCACCGGTTGCGCCTCCCGGTCAGCACAGCGCCCGAACAGCAAGCCGCCCAGGGCCAGCCCGGCGAAGAACGCACTGATCCCGGTGGTGATGGCATAGACCTCGACGCCCACCACCAGCGACAGTTGCTTGATCCACAGCACCTGATACACCAGCGCCGCGGCACCGGAGACGAACAGCAACAAGGCGGGGATCAACAGCGCCGGGGAGGCGACATGGGGGGCAGGTATGGCCGACGACTTGCTGGCGACACGTGAGGTCATTGCGGATTGCCTTGTTCCAATTCGAATAAGCCTGCGACCTTGTGAACCCCTTCGCGAGCAAGCCCGCTCCCACACTTGGAATGCGAACTCCTGTGGGAGCGGGCTTGCTCGCGAATGAAGTCGATGCGGTCGCAAGTCGAAAATAGGTCCGCTCGCCGGTGAGGGCGAGCGGCGGTCCAGCGGTCTTACTGTGCAGGTTGTTGCGCTTTCATTTTTTCAGCGATTTTGGCGTCTACCGCAGCACGGATCTGGTCGATGCTGAAGCTGGCCGGTCTCTGGCTAGGTGGATACTCGATGAAGGTCTGCAGGAACGTCGCCGATTTTTCAACGGCTACAGCCGCCAGGTAGACGTTCTTGGTTTGCCAATCGTAATACTGATCGGACACCACGTCGGCACGTTCATACGGGTCCATGCGCAGGTTGAAGATCTTCGGTACGCGCAAGCATACGAAGGGTTCGCTCCAGACCTTGAAGCCGCCCGGTGCACGCTGTTCGCAGAACACCGCTTTCCAGTTGTCGAAACGCATCGACACCAGCACGCCGTCATCGTTGAAGTAGTAGAACTCCTTGCGCTCACCCTTGGGTGCCTGGCCGGTCAGGTAGGGCAGTTGGTTGTAACCGTCCAGATGCACCTTGAAGTTGTTGCCGCCGGAAGTCGGTGCCCAACCCTTGAGCAGCTTGTTTTTCACGTCGGCATCGCCAGCGGCGGCCAGCAAGGTCGGGAACCAGTCCATGCCCGAGAACATCTCGTTGGACACTTCACCCGGCTTGATCTTGCCTGGCCAGCGGACCATTGCCGGCACGCGGTAGGCACCTTCCCAGTTGGAGTTCTTCTCGTTACGGAACGGCGTGGTTGCCGCGTCCGGCCAGGAGAACTGGTTCGGGCCGTTGTCGGTGGTGTAGACGACGATGGTGTTGTCGGTGATTTTCAGGTCATCAAGGGTTTTCAGCAGTTTGCCGACGTCGCCGTCGTGCTCGATCATGCCATCGGCGTAATCGTTGCCGGGCATGCCGCTCTGGCCTTTCATCGACTCGCGCACGTGAGTAAACAGGTGCATGCGCGTGGTGTTCATCCAGACGAAGAACGGTTTGTCCGCCTTGGCCTGTTTCTCGATGAACGCTTGCGCGGCGGCGGTGGTTTCGTCGTCGATGGTTTCCATGCGCTTGGTGTTCAGCGGTCCGGTGTCTTCAATCTTGCCATCGGCAAAGCTGTGAATCACGCCGCGCGGCGAGTAGGCCTTGACGAACGCAGGATCGTCCTTGGGCCAGTACGGACGCTCGGGTTCTTCTTCGGCGTTGAGGTGATAGAGGTTGCCGAAGAATTCGTCGAAACCATGGTTGGTCGGCAGGTACTCATCCTTGTCGCCCAAGTGGTTCTTACCGAACTGACCGGTGGCGTAACCCTGGGACTTGAGTGCCTGGGCGATGGTGATGTCGCGTTTTTGCAGGCCGACCGGTGCACCCGGCATCCCGACTTTCGACAGCCCGGTACGCAGCGCCGACTGTCCGGTGATGAATGTCGATCGGCCGGCGGTGCAGCTGTTCTCCGCGTAATAGTCGGTGAACATCATGCCTTCTTTGGCGATGCGGTCGATGTTTGGAGTCTTGTAGCCGACCACACCCATGGAGTAGGCGCTGATGTTGGTCTGGCCGATATCGTCGCCGAAGATCACGAGAATGTTGGGTTTTTCGGCAGCCCCGGCAGTTGCCGAAATTGCCATGACCGACGCTGCCACCAGGGCGAGTTTCGGTATCCATTTACGTATGCGAGTCATCTGACTGGCTCCTTATGCTCACTTGCGTCGCGTTCTGCGACAAACGTTTATTGCGGTCCTGCATTACGTCTTTTTATTGCACTTGCTCGGGTGTGGCGGCATCGAACGGGTAGATCCGACGCCATTCGGACGCCATGTCGACGACCGTCCAGCCACGTTTGTTTGCTTCGTCCAGGGCTTTGTCCAGGCGACCGATCTGCGACTGCCGGTCATAGGCCCATTCGCGTTTGGCGTCGGTGTGATGCACCAGGCCCATGAAGCGTTTGCCGGGACCGGCGGCGGTCCACTGGAGCATTTGCAGGTCGCCGTCGGAGTTGCCGAAGGCGAGGATGGGCCGCCGACCGATCACCGCGTCGATGCTGACCGGTTTACCCGGGCCATCGTCGTTGTGCGCCAGTTTTGGCGTGCGCATGATCGAGGCCTTGCCATCCTTGTAGTCAAACGTTGTGACGAATGTGGTGCCGATGACCTGCTCGGGTGGAATGCCGTAGACCTTCTCGGCGAATGCGCGCATGAAGCCGGTGTCGCCGCCGGAAACGATGTAGGTCTTGAAGTCCTGGCCGCGCAGGTAGTCGAGCATCTCCAGCATCGGCTGGAAGATCATCTCGGTGTACGGCTTGCCGGTTTTCGGATGGCGGGCCTGGCTCAGCCAGGTCTTGGCGTAGTCCTCGAAGGCTTCGGTGGTCATGCCGGAGTGGGTGGCAGCGACGATTTTCAGCAGGCCTTCCATGCCGGTGGCGGCCAGGGCCTTTTGATCGTTTTCCAGCACTGCCTGGAACGGTTGGGTGGTTTTCCATTCAGGGTGCTGCGGCGCGGTGCGCTTGACTTCCTCGAGGGCGAACAGCAGTTCGAAGTACATCGGCTGCTCGCTCCACAAGGTGCCGTCGTTATCGAAAACGGCAATGCGGTCCTCGGGTTTGACGAAGTCCTTGCTTTTCTGGTCGGTGACAGCCTGGACGAATTCGATGATCTGCTTTTTCGACGGGCCATCGTTCCACGAGGGCAGTGGCTCGGCGGCCTGCACCAGCAACGGCAGGCTCAGGGCCAGGGTCAGCAGGAAACCGAGTGCGCGATGACGGCGTAGCGATATCGAATGCGTCATGGGAAGTCCTTCTCGTGAACGGGGTTGAGCGGATGCAGTGCACAAGAGACTGATTCTCTGTTGCGCCCGGCCTGACTATGCAGCGTAGACAAAGAATCCTTGATTTGGCGCAGGGCCTGATCTTTGGTCGGCTCACGGCCGTAGCAAGCGCGCAGGAACGTTTGCAGGCGTGGGCCGAGGTTCGTCAGCTTCAGGCCCTGGCGGCTGCGTCGGGTCCACAGGTACAAGGCGCTGAGTTGCGCCGGTTTATCCTCGATTTGCGCCGGAATCTGCCGCCACGCGTAGTCGGCGGACTCGAGCCAGGCGGCGTGTCGGGCGCGGCGTCGGGCTTGCCAGTTGAGGTAGGTGCGATGCACGAGGGGACGACTGAACCAGCCCAGTGCCACCACGGCCAACACCAGTGCCAATAGCCCGAACCAGTGCCCGGAAAGGTGCAGGCGATTCTGCTGGCCGAGTTTTTTCAGGTCCTCGGTGATGGAAAACACCGGCTTGTAGGCGCTGTTGGCCGCCGCGTCGAAGGTCACGGCAGGCACCATGGCCGTGC contains:
- a CDS encoding arylsulfatase; the encoded protein is MTRIRKWIPKLALVAASVMAISATAGAAEKPNILVIFGDDIGQTNISAYSMGVVGYKTPNIDRIAKEGMMFTDYYAENSCTAGRSTFITGQSALRTGLSKVGMPGAPVGLQKRDITIAQALKSQGYATGQFGKNHLGDKDEYLPTNHGFDEFFGNLYHLNAEEEPERPYWPKDDPAFVKAYSPRGVIHSFADGKIEDTGPLNTKRMETIDDETTAAAQAFIEKQAKADKPFFVWMNTTRMHLFTHVRESMKGQSGMPGNDYADGMIEHDGDVGKLLKTLDDLKITDNTIVVYTTDNGPNQFSWPDAATTPFRNEKNSNWEGAYRVPAMVRWPGKIKPGEVSNEMFSGMDWFPTLLAAAGDADVKNKLLKGWAPTSGGNNFKVHLDGYNQLPYLTGQAPKGERKEFYYFNDDGVLVSMRFDNWKAVFCEQRAPGGFKVWSEPFVCLRVPKIFNLRMDPYERADVVSDQYYDWQTKNVYLAAVAVEKSATFLQTFIEYPPSQRPASFSIDQIRAAVDAKIAEKMKAQQPAQ
- a CDS encoding HAD family hydrolase: MTHSISLRRHRALGFLLTLALSLPLLVQAAEPLPSWNDGPSKKQIIEFVQAVTDQKSKDFVKPEDRIAVFDNDGTLWSEQPMYFELLFALEEVKRTAPQHPEWKTTQPFQAVLENDQKALAATGMEGLLKIVAATHSGMTTEAFEDYAKTWLSQARHPKTGKPYTEMIFQPMLEMLDYLRGQDFKTYIVSGGDTGFMRAFAEKVYGIPPEQVIGTTFVTTFDYKDGKASIMRTPKLAHNDDGPGKPVSIDAVIGRRPILAFGNSDGDLQMLQWTAAGPGKRFMGLVHHTDAKREWAYDRQSQIGRLDKALDEANKRGWTVVDMASEWRRIYPFDAATPEQVQ
- a CDS encoding fused MFS/spermidine synthase, which codes for MTSRVASKSSAIPAPHVASPALLIPALLLFVSGAAALVYQVLWIKQLSLVVGVEVYAITTGISAFFAGLALGGLLFGRCADREAQPVLLYAGLEVLVAVLGVAATFAMSQAASPFAWLEEHAGLLAWVLPFALVGIPALLMGGTLPVLVRSLASDPQHLGKAGGQLYAANTAGAIAGTLLAAFLLIATLGVRGSALAAAMLNLLAAAGALWFQRQRVAPVDAPAKHHSEKAPDRLALWLYSIAGGVALGYEVVWSQSIVQFMSTRTYAFAVVLATYLTGLFLGSMLLARRVDRLRDPWGVFGLLIAGAGMVALLEIALLGRWLVLAQSLAESWVLALGGSELAGMSTRFAVAALSIVFVPTLLLGAAFPLALRLSVGGEQVGRNVGEVVAFNTLGGIVGVMLCGFVLIPMLGLVRTLGLLAMIAATIAYLAVRKGHGVKKGRRQAVVAIGLVSLALALFTPVNKLASLLPGARNGTLTFYEEGRGGTVAVVTQGRGERAFQRLYIQGVSNTGDAMPSLRYMRIQALLPLLIHNGEPRSALVIGFGTGITAGALTRYPGLEHRVVAELLPSVVKAAPLFKGNFNAATDPGVDVRLRDGRQELLRNPQRYDLITLEPPPPSAAGVVNLYSRDFYQLAASRLQKQGLVAQWLPLPTQNIDDSRSLVQSFLDVFPYATLWTSEFHEMLLVGSMEPIELDAAKINARFQQDNVRNALQDVGVGSAAALLATWVTDRAGLERFAADAQPVTDDQPRIEYAPWVRSKEISRVLPALLDLHQPPVLLNADVGFTERMNVHQQRLMQFYRASLHAYDGDRDAWGRDIREVMRGDAGNPYYRWFVGE